In one Fusarium falciforme chromosome 5, complete sequence genomic region, the following are encoded:
- a CDS encoding T-SNARE coiled-coil-like proteiny domain-containing protein — MANPLDTDAGSELFSSYEAEFKLIQADLTQKLDQIPELAGEPRKAAISQAERALEELDEQLAAMRLEKQNIPTSSRTKVNPRLRNYESDTDSARRKLTTLSSDRSALFGSRYTDDPAGSSDIHMEQRQQLLSGTDRLDRSTQRLKASQALANETEAIGADTLANLGRQREIIENTHGRLLESEGYVDRSIKTLRGMARRMATNRVITIAIITVLVILIIAVIFSKFR; from the exons atggcgaaCCCTCTCGATACCGACGCTGGCTCTGAGCTCTTTAGCTCTTACGAGGCCGAGTTCAAGCTCATCCAGGCTGATTTGACGCAAAAGTTGGATCAGATTCCTGAGTTGGCGGGTGAGCCTCGAAAGGCCGCCATCAGCCAGGCTGAGCGAgcccttgaggagcttgatgaaCAG CTTGCGGCAATGCGCCTGGAGAAGCAAAACATTCCCACCAGCTCTCGCACCAAGGTCAATCCACGCCTCCGAAACTACGAGTCCGACACAGATAGCGCCCGTCGCAAGTTGACAACCCTCTCTTCCGACCGTTCAGCCCTTTTCGGATCGCGATACACAGACGACCCCGCTGGATCATCCGATATTCATATGGAGCAGCGCCAGCAGCTGCTTTCTGGTACAGACCGACTTGATCGCAGCACCCAGCGCTTGAAGGCCAGCCAGGCCCTTGCCAACGAGACGGAAGCAATCGGCGCAGACACTCTAGCCAATCTTGGTAGACAGCGAGAGATTATCGAGAACACACACGGCCGACTACTCGAGAGTGAGGGATACGTGGACAGGAGTATTAAGACGCTAAGGGGAATGGCGCGTAG GATGGCTACAAATCGGGTGATTACGATTGCCATTATTACAGTCCTGGTGATTCTTATCATCGCAGTCATTTTCAGCAAGTTCCGATGA
- a CDS encoding Actin-related protein, ARP3 class encodes MANQTPAVVMDKQLTSGTGFSKLGFAGNDSPSFVFPTAIATKGPAGGAGGSGSGRPAVANKPSFLTGGAGPGGHLSAKRGTEDLDFFIGDEAIAASGGPGYGLHYPIRHGQIENWDHMERFWSNSIFKYLRVEPEDHYFLLTEPPLNPPENRENTAEIFFESFNCAGMYIAVQAVLALAASWTSSKVQDRSLTGTVIDSGDGVTHVIPVAEGYVIGASIKSIPIAGRDITYFVQSLLRDRGEPDSSLKTAQEIKEEYCYVCPDIVKEFGKYDRDRTRFAQHVVSYPNGRQVAVDVGYERFLAPEIFFNPEIYSSDFLTPLPVVVDGVIQQSPIDVRRGLYKNIVLSGGSTLYKDFGRRLQRDIKQLVDARIRASEVRSGGARSGGLDVQVITHKRQRHGPWFGGSLLGQTPEFRSYCHTKAEYQEYGPSIVRRFALLGGPGGS; translated from the exons ATGGCCAACCAAACTCCCGCCGTTGTCATGGACAAGCAA CTCACCAGCGGCACGGGTTTCTCCAAGCTAG GTTTCGCCGGCAACGATTCTCCCTCCTTCGTCTTCCCGACCGCGATCGCAACCAAGGGGCCAGCTGGCGGAGCTGGTGGCTCCGGCTCAGGACGACCGGCCGTTGCGAACAAGCCTTCTTTCCTCACCGGAGGTGCTGGACCTGGCGGTCACTTGAGCGCAAAGAGAGGAACTGAGGATCTTGACTTCTTTATCGGTGATGAGGCGATTGCTGCCTCGGGCGGACCAG GATACGGCCTTCACTATCCCATCCGACACGGTCAAATAGAGAACTGG GACCACATGGAACGGTTCTGGTCCAACTCCATCTTCAAATACCTCCGAGTCGAGCCCGAAGACCACTACTTCCTCCTCACCGAGCCC CCCCTGAACCCTCCCGAGAACCGCGAGAACACTGCCGAGATCTTCTTCGAGTCGTTCAACTGTGCCGGCATGTACATTGCCGTCCAGGCCGTCCTCGCCCTGGCCGCTTCTTGGACATCCTCCAAGGTCCAAGATCGATCACTCACCGGAACGGTCATTGACTCTGGTGACGGTGTCACCCACGTTATCCCTGTGGCCGAGGGTTATGTCATTGGAGCCTCGATCAAGTCAATCCCCATCGCCGGTCGAGACATCACCTACTTTGTGCAATCCCTGCTGCGAGACCGCGGCGAGCCCGACTCGTCTCTCAAGACTGCCCAGGAAATCAAGGAGGAATACTGCTATGTGTGCCCCGATATCGTCAAGGAGTTTGGCAAATACGACCGAGACCGCACCCGATTCGCCCAGCACGTCGTGTCGTACCCTAATGGCCGCCAGGTCGCTGTCGACGTCGGTTACGAGCGTTTCCTTGCCCCCGAGATCTTCTTCAACCCCGAGATCTACAGCTCCGATTTCCTGACTCCTCTTCCTGTTGTTGTCGATGGTGTCATCCAGCAGTCGCCCATCGATGTTCGACGAGGCCTGTACAAGAACATTGTCCTTTCCGGAGGTAGCACGCTATACAAGGATTTCGGTCGACGATTACAGCGAGACATCAAGCAGCTGGTGGATGCCAGAATCCGAGCCAGCGAGGTCCGCAGCGGTGGTGCTCGAAGCGGTGGTCTGGATGTGCAGGTCATTACCCATAAGCGACAGCGACACGGTCCTTGGTTCGGTGGCAGTCTCCTTGGCCAGACACCCGAGTTCCGATCGTACTGCCATACCAAGGCAGAG TACCAAGAATATGGCCCTAGCATTGTGCGGAGATTTGCTCTGCTGGGTGGTCCCGGTGGTTCTTAG
- a CDS encoding NAD(P)-bd-dom domain-containing protein: MHIFLLGASGRNGSLILQSALKRGYTVTALVRNPSIFTNTSPNLTLVTGSPTSQPDLEVALQSPTPPDTVIFALGHRKTGTSPFAATAPDCPHDLMESSTKALLNAIKATNLIKQPKLIVNSSQGVGASMASLSAPIRFALNYSKALRTGLDDHTNVDALVRESGLPFVLARACRLTEGAVTTIRAWPDDGRGAPGWSAAVSRASVAEWLVDAVEGSDFDGKAPVLTN, from the coding sequence ATGCATATCTTCCTACTCGGCGCATCTGGCCGCAACGGCTCTCTCATCCTCCAATCAGCTCTAAAACGCGGATACACTGTAACCGCCCTCGTCAGAAACCCATCCATCTTTACCAACACAAGTCCAAACCTCACCTTAGTCACCGGCTCGCCCACCTCTCAACCCGACCTTGAGGTAGCACTTCAATCTCCCACTCCCCCAGACACAGTCATCTTTGCCCTCGGCCATCGCAAGACTGGAACCTCGCCTTTTGCTGCTACAGCACCAGACTGCCCCCATGATCTCATGGAGAGTTCAACAAAGGCCTTGTTGAATGCCATCAAGGCTACAAACCTCATCAAGCAACCCAAACTCATCGTCAACTCCTCTCAGGGAGTCGGAGCCTCCATGGCATCTCTTTCAGCACCCATACGCTTCGCCCTCAACTACAGTAAAGCCCTTCGAACAGGTCTGGACGATCACACCAATGTGGATGCCCTCGTGAGAGAGAGTGGCCTACCTTTTGTCCTTGCTCGAGCGTGCCGTCTCACTGAAGGAGCTGTTACTACCATTCGCGCTTGGCCAGATGATGGACGTGGTGCTCCAGGATGGTCTGCTGCTGTATCCAGGGCCAGTGTCGCAGAGTGGTTGGTTGATGCTGTTGAAGGGAGCGACTTTGATGGAAAAGCACCTGTACTCACCAACTAA
- a CDS encoding Alcohol dehydrogenase 1, which translates to MAAEIPTTQWAQVVEKNGGPTKYQQVPVRQPGPDEVLVNVKFSGVCHTDLHAMMGDWPLDTKLPLIGGHEGAGVVVARGQLVDDVQIGDHVGIKWLHGSCLQCSFCQTSDEPLCAKALLSGYTVDGSFQQYAVAKAAHVARIPKECDLEAISPILCAGITVYKGLKESGVKAGQSVAIVGAGGGLGSIALQYAKAMGVHAIAIDGGDEKKALCESLGATAFVDFTKTSNLVAEVKAATPDGLGPQAVLLVAVQEKPFQQATQYVRSRGTVVCIGLPANASLSAPVFDTVVRMISIKGSYVGNRADTAEAIDFFRRGLIKVPFKTVGLSELQSVYDLMTAGKIAGRYVVDTSR; encoded by the exons ATGGCCGCCGAGATCCCCACCACTCAATGGGCGCAGGTCGTCGAGAAGAACGGTGGTC CCACCAAGTACCAGCAGGTCCCCGTCCGCCAGCCCGGTCCCGATGAGGTTCTCGTCAACGTCAAGTTCTCCGGTGTCTGCCACACCGATCTCCACGCCATGATGGGTGACTGGCCTCTTGACACCAAGCTGCCTCTCATCGGTGGCCACGAGGGTGctggtgtcgtcgtcgcccgcGGCCAGCTCGTCGACGATGTTCAGATTGGTGACCACGTCGGCATCAAGTGGCTCCACGGCTCTTGCCTTCAGTGCTCTTTCTGCCAGACCTCTGATGAGCCTCTCTGCGCCAAGGCTCTCCTTTCCGGTTACACCGTCGACGGCTCCTTCCAGCAGTACGCTGTCGCCAAGGCTGCCCACGTTGCTCGCATCCCCAAGGAGTGCGACCTCGAGGCCATCTCCCCCATTCTCTGCGCCGGTATCACTGTCTACAAGGGCCTGAAGGAGTCCGGTGTCAAGGCCGGCCAGTccgtcgccatcgtcggtgCCGGTGGTGGTCTCGGTTCCATCGCTCTCCAGtacgccaaggccatgggtGTCCACGCCATTGCCatcgatggtggtgatgagaagaaggctcTCTGCGAGTCCCTCGGCGCCACCGCCTTTGTCGACTTCACCAAGACCTCCAACCTCgtcgccgaggtcaaggccgctACCCCCGATGGTCTGGGTCCCCAGGCTGTCCTCCTGGTCGCTGTCCAGGAGAAGCCCTTCCAGCAGGCTACTCAGTACGTCCGCAGCCGCGGTACTGTCGTGTGCATTGGTCTCCCCGCCAACGCCAGCCTCTCGGCCCCCGTCTTCGACACTGTCGTCCGCATGATCAGCATCAAGGGCTCTTACGTCGGCAACCGTGCCGATACCGCTGAGGCCATCGACTTCTTCCGCCGCGGCCTCATCAAGGTCCCCTTCAAGACTGTCGGTCTCTCTGAGCTCCAGAGCGTCTACGACCTCATGACCGCTGGTAAGATTGCCGGTCGCTACGTCGTTGACACCAGCCGATAA
- a CDS encoding Acetyl-CoA C-acetyltransferase yields MPSKKSSAYVLGVGMTKFIKPRGKVDYTELGFEAGVKALLDAKINYDDVDQGVACYCYGDSTCGQRVFYQFGLTGIPVYNVNNNCSTGSTGINMARTLVQHGAADCVMVVGFEKMMPGSLQSFFKDRANPLGPTTKMMADTRGVTNAPGAAQMFGNAGREYMEKYGAKAEDFAEIARVNHAHSPNNPYSQFQQVYTKEQILEAAMIHEPLTKLQCCPTSDGGAAAIIVSEAFLEARPHLREQAIEIAGQCLATDAPSLFSRSAIDLMGYEMTQRAVKEATQQAGISARDVQVVELHDCFSANEMIVLDALGLCDKGKAHELVRAGDITYGGKYVVNPSGGLISKGHPLGATGIAQCAELVWHLRGWANNRAVPETKYGLQHNLGLGGAVVVTVYKRADGKTAPVVDSDTVGQKNKLGYNPAVEARGFTEEQADSVRSKASRSEWALQDTLKKVESRF; encoded by the exons ATGCCTTCCAAGAAATCATCCGCCTACGTCCTAGGCGTGGGCATGACAAAGTTCATCAAGCCCCGTGGAAAAGTCGACTACACCGAGCTCGGCTTCGAGGCCGGCGTCAAGGCCCTCCTAGACGCCAAGATCAACTACGACGACGTCGACCAGGGCGTGGCATGCTACTGCTACGGCGACAGTACCTGCGGCCAACGCGTGTTCTACCAGTTCGGCCTGACGGGGATTCCCGTGTACAATGTCAATAATAACTGCTCCACCGGGAGTACCGGCATCAACATGGCTCGCACGCTTGTTCAGCACGGCGCTGCGGATTGTGTCATGGTTGTTGGATTTGAAAAGATGATGCCGGGGAGTCTGCAGTCTTTCTTTAAAGACAGGGCTAATCCTCTGGGGCCGACGACAAAGATGATGGCTGACACGAGGGGTGTTACCAACGCTCCCGGTGCGGCCCAGATGTTTGGCAACGCTGGGAGAGAGTACATGGAGAA GTACGgtgccaaggccgaggactTTGCAGAGATTGCGCGAGTCAACCACGCACACTCGCCCAATAACCCCTACTCGCAGTTCCAGCAGGTTTACACGAAGGAGCAGATCCTCGAGGCGGCCATGATCCACGAGCCCCTGACCAAGCTGCAGTGTTGTCCAACTTCAGACGGTGGTGCCGCAGCCATCATCGTGTCTGAAGCCTTCCTCGAGGCTCGGCCGCACCTCCGCGAACAGGCTATCGAAATCGCAGGCCAGTGTCTTGCAACCGACGCCCCGAGCTTGTTCTCTCGCAGTGCCATTGACCTTATGGGCTACGAGATGACACAAAGAGCAGTAAAGGAGGCGACACAGCAAGCAGGCATCTCAGCTCGAGACGTCCAAGTCGTCGAACTCCACGACTGCTTCAGCGCCAACGAGATGATCGTCCTCGACGCCCTAGGCCTCTGCGACAAGGGCAAAGCCCACGAGCTCGTCCGAGCAGGCGACATCACGTACGGCGGCAAGTACGTAGTCAACCCTTCAGGCGGACTCATCTCCAAGGGCCATCCCCTCGGTGCAACGGGCATCGCGCAGTGCGCGGAGTTGGTGTGGCATCTCCGCGGCTGGGCCAACAACCGTGCTGTCCCAGAGACGAAGTACGGTCTTCAGCATAACCTTGGTCTGGGCGGcgcggtggtggtgacggTGTACAAGAGAGCTGATGGAAAGACGGCGCCGGTGGTTGACTCGGACACAGTCGGACAGAAGAACAAGTTGGGATATAATCCTGCGGTCGAGGCGAGGGGGTTCACCGAGGAGCAGGCTGACTCTGTGAGGAGCAAGGCCAGCAGGAGTGAGTGGGCGCTACAGGACACGCTGAAGAAGGTTGAGTCGAGGTTCTAG
- a CDS encoding Amino-oxidase domain-containing protein, with protein sequence MAATDSRATVAHPGRIHSKWATQLNRWEGRSVVDVILHLDVLGTSPNEAHPFIFNPPVARSRRSDSLPPKLSRRGHPISAQLLSSASHSHWLSHTMPESRHMKKVAIVGSGCAGIGALWALNKTYHDVYMYEGADRLGGHTNTVMYKKGKYTTKVDTGFIVLNTATYPNFIRFLDKIGVKTDPTEMTFSVSRDRGAFEWAGSSLTSLFCQRRNILSPRMWRMIFDIVRFNQFALDLLINDEEDMSTDLGGDMMNHVSQDETIGEYLDREGYSDAFRDDYLIPMAAAVWSTSPDKCSLEFPAVTLVRFLWNHHLLSTVAARPQWLTLRNGSSSYIDAVMKGFPPNHLFLKTPVRNVSTESDGKVRVHLENGSSAVYDHVILATHGDEAYDIIRPSATEQERSIMSCFKTSQNEAVLHSDLSMMPVRQKAWTSWNYLTLSSPSSRKANIDQVSLTYNMNILQHIPRNTFGDVLVTLNPLHKPKPELTQGRYYYSHPLYTPSAIRAQKLLTHIQNTRGISYAGAWTKYGFHEDGFSSGLHVAQEHLGARLPFQFTDSTYSRGKRPRLGLADHLLRLFILIIQVFVVQVIERLFGTGTRQSRRPVNGNNGKIANGKYQ encoded by the exons ATGGCAGCCACAGACAGCCGAGCCACTGTGGCTCACCCCGGTCGCATCCACTCCAAGTGGGCCACTCAACTCAATCGTTGGGAAGGACGGTCAGTCGTCGATGTCATTCTGCATCTCGACGTTCTCGGAACAAGCCCAAACGAAGCTCATCCATTCATCTTCAATCCTCCCGTCGCAAGATCCCGTAGATCAGACTCTCTCCCTCCCAAATTATCCAGAAGAGGACATCCCATCTCAGCTCAGCTACTGAGTTCAGCTAGCCACAGTCACTGGCTGTCACACACAATGCCTGAGTCGCGGCACAT GAAAAAGGTGGCCATTGTTGGCAGCGGCTGCGCGGGAATCGGTGCTCTGTGGGCTTTGAACAAGACCTATCATGATGTCTACATGTATGAAGGCGCCGATAGGCTCGGCGGCCATACAAACACGGTCATGtacaagaagggcaagtATACAACAAAGGTTGATACAGGCTTTATCGTCTTGAATACGGCCACATATC CCAACTTTATCAGGTTTCTGGATAAAATCGGTGTCAAGACCGACCCTACCGAGATGACCTTTAGTGTTTCTCGAGATCGCGGTGCTTTTGAGTGGGCCGGTTCTAGCTTGACTTCGTTATTCTGCCAAAGACGAAACATTCTCTCACCTAGGATGTGGAGGATGATCTTTGACATTGTCCGCTTTAACCAATTTGCCCTGGACCTGTTGATAAACGACGAAGAAGACATGTCCACAGACCTGGGGGGTGATATGATGAACCACGTCTCCCAGGATGAGACAATCGGCGAGTACCTGGATCGTGAAGGTTACTCGGACGCATTCAGAGACGACTACCTCATCCCCATGGCCGCGGCGGTGTGGAGTACAAGCCCAGATAAATGTTCACTAGAGTTTCCAGCAGTAACTTTGGTTCGGTTTCT ATGGAATCATCACCTGTTGTCAACAGTAGCTGCACGGCCGCAGTGGCTCACATTGAGGAACGGATCCAGCTCTTACATCGACGCTGTTATGAAGGGCTTCCCCCCGAATCACTTGTTTCTCAAGACACCAGTCAGGAATGTTTCTACAGAGAGCGACGGTAAAGTCAGAGTTCACCTAGAAAACGGATCCTCAGCGGTCTACGATCATGTAATTCTTGCGACACACGGCGATGAAGCCTACGATATTATTAGGCCATCAGCGACCGAGCAAGAGCGGTCTATCATGTCGTGTTTCAAGACATCGCAGAACGAGGCAGTTCTGCATTCTGACCTTTCCATGATGCCGGTGAGACAAAAGGCGTGGACCAGTTGGAACTACCTCACACTgtcatcaccatcgtcaCGAAAGGCGAATATCGATCAGGTCTCGCTGACCTATAACATGAACATCTTGCAGCACATCCCTCGCAACACGTTCGGCGACGTCTTGGTCACTCTGAACCCTCTCCACAAGCCTAAGCCGGAGCTGACCCAAGGACGATACTACTACTCGCATCCGCTCTACACGCCTTCCGCAATCCGAGCGCAAAAGCTTTTGACGCATATCCAAAACACCCGTGGCATTAGTTATGCCGGGGCGTGGACCAAGTATGGCTTCCATGAGGATGGTTTCAGCAGCGGACTACACGTTGCTCAGGAACATCTTGGAGCGAGGCTACCTTTCCAGTTTACGGATTCCACCTACAGCAGGGGAAAGAGGCCGCGTCTGGGCCTGGCAGACCATCTACTGCGTTTGTTCATCCTGATCATCCAGGTGTTTGTGGTTCAAGTCATTGAGCGATTGTTTGGTACGGGAACTCGACAAAGCCGGCGACCCGTGAATGGCAATAATGGAAAGATTGCCAACGGAAAGTACCAATGA